The following proteins come from a genomic window of Flavobacterium eburneipallidum:
- a CDS encoding MFS transporter, producing the protein MSSENSKTQWGQLIPLVTVFFFWGFVAASNDILIPVFKKAFDLTQGQSQFVSIAFYISYTVGSLIYMGVSLLLGKDLVNKIGYKNGLVLGLVISALGTLLFYPAANLGSYTLMLAGLFIVGLGFSLQQTVANPLAIALGPIKTGSQRLTLAGGINNFGATIGPLIVSFAIFGSTTTGDITMDIQSVKVPFLILGLAFLLVAILLKFSSLPEQPEAIIESEEETVIAKKSALQYSQLVMGMIAIFLYVGVEVSTASNLPAYMENDLGFSIGDIAPYISLYWASLMIGRWTGAVEAFTDDMNTQKILRFLAPYLAFGIFLLVNAIAKHDLTPFYVYGFIILVLIFADMASKGNPARMLLIFSFLGIVSLGTGMATTGMISVYAFTSVGLFCSTLWPCIFTLAVSGLGKHTSQGSSFLIMMICGGGIISWIQGFVSDSIGIQNSYIVGVLCFAYLAFYAWKVSGILKAQGINFDKKVSGGH; encoded by the coding sequence ATGAGTTCAGAAAATTCAAAAACCCAATGGGGACAACTTATTCCTCTCGTAACAGTCTTCTTCTTTTGGGGATTTGTTGCTGCCAGTAACGATATTTTAATTCCCGTATTTAAAAAAGCATTCGATTTAACTCAAGGGCAAAGCCAATTTGTTTCCATTGCTTTTTATATTTCCTATACGGTGGGTTCGCTAATATACATGGGAGTTTCCTTGTTGTTAGGAAAAGATTTAGTCAACAAAATTGGTTACAAAAACGGATTGGTTTTAGGTTTAGTCATTTCTGCGCTTGGCACATTGTTATTTTATCCAGCAGCAAATTTAGGTTCTTACACCTTAATGCTAGCGGGTTTGTTTATAGTTGGATTAGGATTTTCTTTGCAACAAACGGTTGCTAATCCATTGGCCATTGCGTTGGGGCCTATAAAAACGGGTTCACAACGATTGACTCTGGCAGGAGGAATCAATAATTTTGGTGCTACTATTGGGCCATTGATTGTTAGTTTTGCTATTTTTGGATCTACTACAACGGGCGATATTACAATGGATATCCAAAGTGTAAAAGTGCCTTTTTTGATTCTAGGATTGGCTTTTCTGTTGGTGGCTATCTTACTAAAATTTTCATCCTTACCCGAACAACCCGAAGCAATCATAGAATCGGAAGAAGAAACGGTTATAGCCAAAAAATCAGCTTTGCAGTATTCTCAATTGGTTATGGGAATGATTGCCATTTTTCTTTATGTAGGAGTTGAGGTTTCTACAGCCAGTAACTTGCCCGCTTATATGGAAAACGATTTAGGATTTTCTATTGGCGATATTGCACCCTACATTTCCTTGTATTGGGCGAGTTTAATGATTGGTCGCTGGACAGGAGCTGTAGAAGCTTTTACAGATGATATGAACACGCAAAAGATATTGCGATTCTTGGCTCCTTACTTGGCATTTGGTATTTTCTTGTTGGTTAATGCGATTGCCAAACACGATTTGACACCTTTTTATGTGTATGGATTCATCATTTTGGTTTTAATATTTGCTGATATGGCCAGTAAAGGAAATCCAGCTAGAATGTTGCTGATTTTCTCCTTTTTGGGTATTGTCAGTCTGGGTACAGGAATGGCTACTACAGGAATGATAAGTGTGTATGCCTTTACCAGTGTTGGATTGTTTTGTAGTACGCTTTGGCCTTGCATCTTTACTTTGGCAGTAAGTGGATTAGGAAAACACACCAGTCAAGGCAGTAGTTTTTTGATTATGATGATTTGTGGTGGTGGAATTATCAGTTGGATTCAAGGTTTTGTTTCGGATAGTATTGGCATTCAGAATAGCTATATTGTTGGTGTTTTGTGTTTTGCTTATTTAGCTTTTTATGCCTGGAAAGTCAGCGGAATTTTAAAAGCCCAAGGAATAAATTTTGATAAAAAAGTAAGCGGCGGACATTGA
- a CDS encoding GH92 family glycosyl hydrolase — protein sequence MRRNKIFYSSSIGISLLFVLLVSCKTQNTMAVPKEQLVDKVYPLLDTENSRWFFFSSATRPFGMMNLSPDTEIKGDWGTGYKYKTDTVKGFSHIHEWQMAGLSLMPVSVTNENKKGIFTDFYSKFSHKKEKITPGYHSLVLERYQITTELTSTKRVGFHRYTFPEKAQKAILFNLNTILGPCDNIEGTLEKNNNQELTGSFVMAPTTRRPKPLKVFFKIKLNQPITAIELDKKTGNYLVNLEPSSQKVLMKVGLSYTSVENATNNIEQELPHWDFDQVVSESRTEWNNLLGRIKIEGGTEKDQRRFYTDLWHALQGRKMISDVNGAYPDNTGEKFRIGQLPLGADGKPKYNQYNSDSFWGAQWTINSLWGLVYPEIMEDFVHSLMQYYKDGGMIPRGPAGGNYTYVMTGASTTPFMVSAIQKGLIKDDLEAIYVALKKNHMLNGIMGKAGYEHDTNIGGGMKYYMDKGYVPYPLPEGTTFGLHQDGASQTMEYAYQDWTLAQLAKKLNHQDDYNYFMKRSKNYQNVFDPSQGWMRPKNADGKWFQNFDPYQYEHGFIESNSAQSTWFVPHDIDGLVELMGGKQKAITKLNAQFEVAQKLSFTSGTSHAAELHPEYSRIPINFGNQPSIQTSFIFNLLGRPDLTQYWTRNVLKETFSGLAPNTGYNGDEDQGLMGSLNVLLKIGLFQMNGGTEQNPEYQLGSPLFNKITIALNPKYYSGKEFVIKASENSAENIYINQVKLNDTVIENFHISHDKITNGGELILEMTNKPKL from the coding sequence TTTGCTGGATACCGAAAATTCTCGTTGGTTTTTCTTCTCTTCTGCTACTCGTCCTTTTGGTATGATGAATTTGAGTCCAGATACCGAAATAAAAGGCGATTGGGGAACGGGATACAAATACAAAACAGACACCGTAAAAGGATTTAGCCACATTCACGAATGGCAAATGGCGGGACTTTCGCTGATGCCAGTTTCGGTAACGAATGAGAATAAGAAAGGTATTTTTACCGATTTCTATTCTAAATTCAGTCACAAAAAAGAAAAAATTACCCCAGGTTATCATTCATTAGTATTAGAAAGATACCAAATCACAACTGAATTGACGAGTACCAAAAGAGTAGGATTTCACAGATACACTTTCCCAGAAAAAGCACAAAAAGCGATTCTGTTTAATCTCAATACCATTTTAGGACCTTGTGATAATATCGAAGGAACATTAGAAAAAAACAACAATCAGGAACTGACAGGAAGTTTCGTAATGGCGCCTACTACCAGACGTCCAAAACCGTTAAAAGTATTTTTTAAAATCAAATTAAATCAGCCTATAACAGCAATAGAATTAGACAAAAAAACAGGCAATTATTTGGTGAATTTAGAGCCATCAAGCCAAAAAGTGTTGATGAAAGTCGGTCTGTCTTATACTTCGGTTGAAAATGCCACCAATAATATCGAACAAGAATTACCCCATTGGGATTTTGACCAAGTCGTTTCAGAATCAAGAACCGAATGGAATAATTTGTTGGGAAGAATTAAAATTGAAGGCGGAACCGAAAAAGACCAAAGACGATTCTACACCGATCTTTGGCATGCTTTGCAAGGTCGAAAAATGATTAGCGATGTCAATGGTGCTTATCCAGACAATACAGGCGAAAAATTCCGAATCGGACAATTGCCGCTTGGAGCTGATGGAAAACCAAAATACAATCAATACAATTCCGACTCCTTTTGGGGTGCTCAATGGACTATAAATTCATTATGGGGATTGGTTTATCCTGAAATAATGGAAGATTTTGTACATTCCTTAATGCAATATTACAAAGACGGCGGCATGATTCCTCGTGGTCCAGCGGGTGGAAATTATACGTATGTAATGACGGGAGCTTCGACCACACCGTTTATGGTGAGTGCCATCCAAAAAGGACTGATAAAAGATGATTTAGAAGCTATTTATGTAGCACTCAAAAAAAACCACATGCTCAACGGAATCATGGGAAAAGCAGGTTACGAACATGATACTAATATTGGCGGTGGAATGAAATACTATATGGACAAAGGCTATGTGCCGTATCCGTTGCCCGAAGGTACTACTTTCGGATTGCATCAAGATGGTGCGAGTCAAACCATGGAATATGCCTATCAGGATTGGACTTTGGCACAACTCGCCAAAAAATTAAATCATCAAGACGATTACAACTATTTCATGAAAAGGTCTAAAAACTATCAAAATGTTTTTGATCCATCACAAGGCTGGATGCGCCCTAAAAATGCAGATGGAAAATGGTTCCAAAACTTTGATCCGTATCAATACGAACACGGATTTATAGAATCCAATAGTGCGCAATCTACCTGGTTCGTACCACATGATATTGACGGTTTAGTAGAACTAATGGGAGGAAAACAAAAAGCCATAACCAAATTAAATGCCCAATTCGAAGTGGCTCAAAAGTTGAGTTTCACTTCTGGAACTTCTCATGCTGCTGAATTGCATCCCGAGTACAGTCGTATTCCTATCAATTTTGGGAATCAGCCTTCTATCCAAACTTCCTTTATTTTCAATTTATTAGGAAGACCTGATTTGACACAATATTGGACCAGAAATGTATTGAAAGAAACCTTCAGCGGATTGGCTCCAAACACAGGTTACAACGGTGATGAAGATCAAGGATTAATGGGAAGTTTGAATGTATTGCTCAAAATAGGTCTATTTCAAATGAATGGTGGAACCGAGCAAAATCCGGAGTACCAATTAGGAAGTCCGCTCTTTAATAAAATTACCATTGCCTTAAATCCAAAATATTATTCAGGGAAAGAATTTGTTATTAAAGCCAGTGAAAATAGTGCGGAAAACATTTATATCAATCAGGTAAAATTAAATGATACAGTTATAGAAAACTTTCATATTTCGCACGATAAAATTACAAACGGAGGAGAATTAATTTTAGAAATGACCAATAAACCAAAGCTTTAA